Proteins from a single region of Leucoraja erinacea ecotype New England chromosome 25, Leri_hhj_1, whole genome shotgun sequence:
- the rnf215 gene encoding RING finger protein 215 isoform X1 gives MVDCCWKWLGLYLLLAASLLHWCAAAEKVALVDVLLMDAQRGWSAEFGFKSGSNYRLQGTVLAPGSGQGNEGLCAFPKHNPDSLEGSLILVKDEPLDIQPNKGEKWIGVVSVDEDQVEKKGSSKQEWFAAAVINKMKRALVLGASALFILVLNQNAFTEMDISEVLSKPVVVMQSSENVTKLLGALLSGLRASAKITFKSIMQNDLGATLTLWSTCGRSRGGLYGEWQGVICTGENSSQVQKYLHQLWNTVLLVGLILCTGVIVQAQWQYRHYESSSEELEMNLKQQVLKQLSAMKTRKYFPNKRHKTQLQEHESCAVCLEEFHKNQCLRVLPCLHEFHRDCVDPWLLLQQTCPLCKRNVFGDPCGNS, from the exons atggTGGACTGTTGTTGGAAGTGGCTCGGCCTTTATCTGCTCCTCGCCGCCTCCCTCCTGCACTGGTGCGCGGCGGCCGAGAAGGTGGCGCTGGTGGACGTCTTGCTGATGGATGCGCAGCGGGGCTGGTCGGCCGAGTTCGGCTTCAAGTCGGGCAGCAACTACCGGCTGCAGGGGACGGTGCTGGCGCCTGGCAGCGGCCAAGGTAACGAGGGGCTGTGCGCCTTTCCCAAACATAACCCGGACAGCTTAGAAGGAAGCTTAATATTA gTTAAAGATGAACCACTGGACATTCAGCCAAACAAGGGAGAGAAATGGATCGGAGTAGTTTCTGTTGATGAAGACCAGGTTGAAAAAAAAGGAAGCAGCAAGCAGGAATGGTTTGCTGCTGCAGTTATTAATAAG ATGAAAAGAGCACTTGTTCTAGGAGCATCAGCCCTGTTCATTTTAGTTTTGAATCAAAATGCCTTCACCGAG ATGGACATCTCTGAAGTACTTTCTAAACCTGTAGTTGTAATGCAGAGCTCCGAAAATGTGACTAAACTTCTGGGAGCCTTGTTAAG TGGGCTTCGTGCATCTGCCAAAATAACTTTTAAAAGCATAATGCAGAATGATCTG GGAGCAACATTAACGCTGTGGTCAACCTGTGGCCGTTCACGAGGTGGGCTGTATGGGGAATGGCAGGGAGTGATTTGTACAGGAGAGAACAGCTCTCAGGTTCAG AAATATCTGCATCAGCTGTGGAACACTGTTCTACTGGTGGGCTTAATCCTGTGTACTGGAGTCattgtacaggcccagtggcaaTATAGACACTACGAATCTAGTTCTGAAGAATTGGAG ATGAACTTAAAACAACAAGTTTTAAAGCAGCTATCGGCAATGAAAACTAGAAAATATTTtccaaataaaagacacaaaacacAGTTACAAGAGCATGAAAGTTGTGCGGTGTGCTTGGAAGAATTCCACAAAAATCAG TGTTTACGTGTGTTGCCTTGTCTACACGAGTTTCACAGGGACTGTGTTGATCCTTGGTTGCTACTTCAACAGACTTGCCCCCTGTGTAAGCGGAATGTATTTG GTGATCCATGTGGCAACAGCTGA
- the rnf215 gene encoding RING finger protein 215 isoform X3, which translates to MRSGAGRPSSASSRAATTGCRGRCWRLAAAKVKDEPLDIQPNKGEKWIGVVSVDEDQVEKKGSSKQEWFAAAVINKMKRALVLGASALFILVLNQNAFTEMDISEVLSKPVVVMQSSENVTKLLGALLSGLRASAKITFKSIMQNDLGATLTLWSTCGRSRGGLYGEWQGVICTGENSSQVQKYLHQLWNTVLLVGLILCTGVIVQAQWQYRHYESSSEELEMNLKQQVLKQLSAMKTRKYFPNKRHKTQLQEHESCAVCLEEFHKNQCLRVLPCLHEFHRDCVDPWLLLQQTCPLCKRNVFGDPCGNS; encoded by the exons ATGCGCAGCGGGGCTGGTCGGCCGAGTTCGGCTTCAAGTCGGGCAGCAACTACCGGCTGCAGGGGACGGTGCTGGCGCCTGGCAGCGGCCAAG gTTAAAGATGAACCACTGGACATTCAGCCAAACAAGGGAGAGAAATGGATCGGAGTAGTTTCTGTTGATGAAGACCAGGTTGAAAAAAAAGGAAGCAGCAAGCAGGAATGGTTTGCTGCTGCAGTTATTAATAAG ATGAAAAGAGCACTTGTTCTAGGAGCATCAGCCCTGTTCATTTTAGTTTTGAATCAAAATGCCTTCACCGAG ATGGACATCTCTGAAGTACTTTCTAAACCTGTAGTTGTAATGCAGAGCTCCGAAAATGTGACTAAACTTCTGGGAGCCTTGTTAAG TGGGCTTCGTGCATCTGCCAAAATAACTTTTAAAAGCATAATGCAGAATGATCTG GGAGCAACATTAACGCTGTGGTCAACCTGTGGCCGTTCACGAGGTGGGCTGTATGGGGAATGGCAGGGAGTGATTTGTACAGGAGAGAACAGCTCTCAGGTTCAG AAATATCTGCATCAGCTGTGGAACACTGTTCTACTGGTGGGCTTAATCCTGTGTACTGGAGTCattgtacaggcccagtggcaaTATAGACACTACGAATCTAGTTCTGAAGAATTGGAG ATGAACTTAAAACAACAAGTTTTAAAGCAGCTATCGGCAATGAAAACTAGAAAATATTTtccaaataaaagacacaaaacacAGTTACAAGAGCATGAAAGTTGTGCGGTGTGCTTGGAAGAATTCCACAAAAATCAG TGTTTACGTGTGTTGCCTTGTCTACACGAGTTTCACAGGGACTGTGTTGATCCTTGGTTGCTACTTCAACAGACTTGCCCCCTGTGTAAGCGGAATGTATTTG GTGATCCATGTGGCAACAGCTGA
- the rnf215 gene encoding RING finger protein 215 isoform X2 has translation MVDCCWKWLGLYLLLAASLLHWCAAAEKVALVDVLLMDAQRGWSAEFGFKSGSNYRLQGTVLAPGSGQGNEGLCAFPKHNPDSLEGSLILVKDEPLDIQPNKGEKWIGVVSVDEDQVEKKGSSKQEWFAAAVINKMKRALVLGASALFILVLNQNAFTEMDISEVLSKPVVVMQSSENVTKLLGALLSGLRASAKITFKSIMQNDLGATLTLWSTCGRSRGGLYGEWQGVICTGENSSQVQMNLKQQVLKQLSAMKTRKYFPNKRHKTQLQEHESCAVCLEEFHKNQCLRVLPCLHEFHRDCVDPWLLLQQTCPLCKRNVFGDPCGNS, from the exons atggTGGACTGTTGTTGGAAGTGGCTCGGCCTTTATCTGCTCCTCGCCGCCTCCCTCCTGCACTGGTGCGCGGCGGCCGAGAAGGTGGCGCTGGTGGACGTCTTGCTGATGGATGCGCAGCGGGGCTGGTCGGCCGAGTTCGGCTTCAAGTCGGGCAGCAACTACCGGCTGCAGGGGACGGTGCTGGCGCCTGGCAGCGGCCAAGGTAACGAGGGGCTGTGCGCCTTTCCCAAACATAACCCGGACAGCTTAGAAGGAAGCTTAATATTA gTTAAAGATGAACCACTGGACATTCAGCCAAACAAGGGAGAGAAATGGATCGGAGTAGTTTCTGTTGATGAAGACCAGGTTGAAAAAAAAGGAAGCAGCAAGCAGGAATGGTTTGCTGCTGCAGTTATTAATAAG ATGAAAAGAGCACTTGTTCTAGGAGCATCAGCCCTGTTCATTTTAGTTTTGAATCAAAATGCCTTCACCGAG ATGGACATCTCTGAAGTACTTTCTAAACCTGTAGTTGTAATGCAGAGCTCCGAAAATGTGACTAAACTTCTGGGAGCCTTGTTAAG TGGGCTTCGTGCATCTGCCAAAATAACTTTTAAAAGCATAATGCAGAATGATCTG GGAGCAACATTAACGCTGTGGTCAACCTGTGGCCGTTCACGAGGTGGGCTGTATGGGGAATGGCAGGGAGTGATTTGTACAGGAGAGAACAGCTCTCAGGTTCAG ATGAACTTAAAACAACAAGTTTTAAAGCAGCTATCGGCAATGAAAACTAGAAAATATTTtccaaataaaagacacaaaacacAGTTACAAGAGCATGAAAGTTGTGCGGTGTGCTTGGAAGAATTCCACAAAAATCAG TGTTTACGTGTGTTGCCTTGTCTACACGAGTTTCACAGGGACTGTGTTGATCCTTGGTTGCTACTTCAACAGACTTGCCCCCTGTGTAAGCGGAATGTATTTG GTGATCCATGTGGCAACAGCTGA